A single region of the Brachypodium distachyon strain Bd21 chromosome 3, Brachypodium_distachyon_v3.0, whole genome shotgun sequence genome encodes:
- the LOC104583996 gene encoding uncharacterized protein LOC104583996 has product MGLCASMLQRKPKKRYPEPRRGISKALFVVRGDRRPAKPEQAPVFRAQEDSSGRSQLQKTGIRSTAHESVWHQGSTGALDKRFCGQLMPRLPCGCTRSTAAVEPDVPTPMLPKTPAPANRGTMPDRTPMTPSSTPMTPMRPVWQRRILMGMRCELPRFSGLILYDEHGRPLHIGTPARRNQGKKKTTRTSATTTLRELL; this is encoded by the exons ATGGGACTCTGTGCATCTATGTTGCAACGGAAGCCGAAGAAGCGGTACCCCGAGCCGAGGCGGGGTATTTCCAAAGCGCTGTTCGTCGTCAGAGGCGACCGCCGGCCGGCGAAGCCAGAGCAGGCGCCAGTGTTCCGGGCACAGGAGGACTCTTCAGGCCGGTCGCAGCTCCAGAAAACTGGCATCAGATCAACAGCACATGAGAGTGTCTGGCACCAAGGCAGCACAGGCGCCCTCGACAAGAGGTTCTGCGGTCAGCTGATGCCCCGGCTGCCATGTGGGTGTACCAGATCAACTGCGGCAGTTGAGCCGGATGTGCCAACGCCCATGCTGCCCaagacgccggcgccggcaaaCCGAGGCACGATGCCGGACCGGACGCCGATGACGCCGTCGTCGACGCCCATGACGCCGATGAGGCCTGTGTGGCAGCGGAGGATACTGATGGGGATGCGATGCGAGCTGCCGCGGTTCAGCGGGCTCATACTGTACGACGAGCACGGCCGGCCCCTCCATATCGGCACGCCGGCCAGAAGAAACCAG GGGAAAAAGAAGACTACCAGGACTTCTGCGACTACAACTCTTAGGGAACTCCTATAG